The DNA region CGCATCAACCGCACCAGTGCGCTGGTGTCGATCAGGAATTCCTCGGTCACGCGGCCGGCCTCGCAGGCCGCTCAGGCTCGTCCGGGTAGCCGATGACCGAGAAGTCGATCTTGCCCTCGGCCACCATCTCCCGCATCCGGGCGAGCGCCGCCGCACGCCGCCGCCGATCCGCTATCTCCCGGA from Kitasatospora cathayae includes:
- a CDS encoding type II toxin-antitoxin system VapB family antitoxin; this translates as MSRTVIDLDDEALADAARFLGTTTKKDTVNAALREIADRRRRAAALARMREMVAEGKIDFSVIGYPDEPERPARPAA